The Lathyrus oleraceus cultivar Zhongwan6 chromosome 5, CAAS_Psat_ZW6_1.0, whole genome shotgun sequence genome includes the window CAACTGCCTCActgctaaaatagggttgtagttaatgcACCCTTTTGACCCTATTAATGGTACATTCAGAAATTATCCACAACTAGTAATTGTATCTTCCAAATTCAAACCACGAGGATACCAAATAATGGTATTTTCAGTGAGTCCTACTAGCTTTTGAGACCAGTCGTATCCATCCATCTTTTCAATTGTATCAACCTCTTTGAACACATGAGAGACAAACCATTGGTAAAGGAGTGGTATGCAACATAACATCAATCCTCCCTTCTTCTCAACGCGTAAGTGCAAGGTGTGATAAACATCTGCTAGGAGTGCGGGCACTGAACCTTCATTCTTAACCTTGACGGCCCAAAACACGCTAATAGCTGCTGCATCAATTAACTTCTCCAtattaggaaataacaccaatccaAAAATAAGTAAAGCCATAATAGTATCATGGGCTTCCCACTTCTGGGCTTTAGCAAAGCTTTGAGCAATTTTCTCCAAGTACTCTTGTGGAATTCCTTGTACCTTCCCCCAAATTTTGATGTTAGGGGTTAGATCTTCGACTGGGATGCCTAATACTTCTGCCAACTCTTCGGGTTTAGGGATTTGACCTAACCCCTTGTATGGTCCCTTCTTCTGCTTAGGAGAGTCCAATATTCTTCCGAATTCTTCCAAAGTCGGGGCCAACTGGAAATCTCTAAAGAGGAGACTTCTGAATGGTGGATGATAAAACTGGGCTAGTGCGGTAATAGCATCCTTCTGTACTGGTACAGACAACAAGTGTAGAATCTTCCCATATTTGAGTGTGAATGCGTCTCGACGGATATTAGTCAACCCATCTCTGAATGCAATGAACCCCTTCATACACGGTACCTTGGCTTTGATTTGGAATGTTTTTCTCTTTCCTGACTCCATTTGTTCTTGAATGCTTAACTAACTAATTTTTTTaaattccctgaaaataaaaaGTGTGTAAATGATTTTGTTATGCTCATAATGAATGCAATATGATGTTTATGCAATGACAGGGATCCAGGTTTCAAATATATCACAAGGTTCAACTTAACAACGGTTCTATGTCTTTTACCCCACACATCAAGGATTGCTCCTAAGGTTATCCATTTTCATGATAagaacttagagtcatggaccaagttcagtctttcatcgcaataatgggctagccacattgAAATGAAAGTTCTGAATCAGTCTACTCTAAGTGGGAtcctcgtattgttcgaacagggtgtagacccttcgtTTCAATACTACACGATCGCCAATCATGACGACGGACTTCAATTTAAGATGAGTTTCCCAAAGTCATGGACTGTGTTCAACGTTTCCTCAtaataatgggctagccatattaggatggaaattctgaacagatatactctaggtggagttttcgtattgtcccaatgaggtgtacacccctcggttcaatactacacaactccgggttctaagtttttctcgaagctcgggtacagagcttatctcacaacatgtgTCAAACATCATAAATCACCCAACATAATAGCAGAATAAATTACATAGCATAAATAATACATCAAGATATACAGAAGCAAATAAAAGCGGTATTTTAACGTCCATAGCAAATtgactaagttaggcttgactctctcttgcttaGAGCAAAATGTCCCCAATAGAGTCGCCATCTGtcacatctcgaaaaatatgattcctcgcgatggtcgcggaaatatttatgtttgaacagagtcgccaccgaactttatttatcccaatgaaggaataggaaaatatagataaaaccttttaaaaaatggaataatagtcgtcgcaaccatattcgagttcgggagtcgattacgcaaggggaaggtattagcacccctcacgtccgttgtactcaacgggaaccttttagtctaatttgctatttgaatgttagttaaatgttattttctttctgtcgcatcgcgcgaaaaaccggcgggaaaagaaagaaacaacagagacgccaccgtgcgttatttatcccaaaagagggaaaggaaacgctcgaagtaaacctaggaaagaacatggtctcgcgaccaaagagaatgggttcgggagtcggttatgcgaagggaaggtattaggcaccctacgcatccgtagtactctacgggatccacgcacaaaaggaaggaaaattggttgctaaacactactcaaactcacacacacaaAGGGCTGAAAGAAgcgaaagagactgactgaaactgaactcggcaggatgtcgcatcctgggcctacttagtctatctagcatagacatcagagtcgaagtagttcggactggggaacgacacatgctcgctaggatgttgcatcctatgcatacgtatcttctcggacgagagaagaatcagagcattcgtagctcggctgacacgcacacaaacaaacaaaacgcaggcaaacgtggagcccgactgccaatcaccggacttatgtcagcatccgaaccaaaacacacacaaagaggcaaacatggagcccaaatgccaatcactggacttacattgacatccgaaccaaaacaacacaacagatagatagggagtcggggactcagcctacaactgtcaaacacaagcaaacagacagacagcaaatactaaggagtcagggactcgagcctagcaaaggtcagacaacacacacagaaagaaaaagggcacccggagagatcagctcaatctcctgcctacatacttcatctggtatgaagatcagggcgatgtagttcccctacgcagggacaaggatctagcctaaccagataacagagggagacacaactctagggagactacgactcgagcctagatgttgtcatgcaaaagtcaaccctaagttatggtttctagctaaatggcacgagggccaacctatcctagacaaggcttgcacaggaagcaagggtctcgattgcaactagggcaagagaaaggggaggtctcaatcgcaacgagggcgagagaagagaaggtctcaatcgcaacgagggcgagagaagagaagttagatgttagtggttagtcaaactcggcaagacatcgcgtctcgtgc containing:
- the LOC127078729 gene encoding uncharacterized protein LOC127078729, whose product is MESGKRKTFQIKAKVPCMKGFIAFRDGLTNIRRDAFTLKYGKILHLLSVPVQKDAITALAQFYHPPFRSLLFRDFQLAPTLEEFGRILDSPKQKKGPYKGLGQIPKPEELAEVLGIPVEDLTPNIKIWGKVQGIPQEYLEKIAQSFAKAQKWEAHDTIMALLIFGLVLFPNMEKLIDAAAISVFWAVKVKNEGSVPALLADVYHTLHLRVEKKGGLMLCCIPLLYQWFVSHVFKEVDTIEKMDGYDWSQKLVGLTENTIIWYPRGSKGCINYNPILAVRQLGYPITYKPDDQLLEGFVFHDMDDLVTLRRVIRVWEKVFFRGQDKGKGVIGYREPYYRRVTRRSQEIKLTFILDPPTQPPPPEPISVSMEEVEALRATIARLG